In the Sandaracinus amylolyticus genome, GGTGGTGCTCGAGGCGGGCACCTACGAGATCGCGGGCACGCTGCGGATCGAGGAGAGCGGCATCGTGCTGCGCGGCGCGGGCGACGGGAGCGACGCCGGGAGCAACACGATCCTCCGCGCGACCGGCGACAACCCGCACCAGCGCACCGTGATCGTCGTGGGCAGCAACGCATCGAGCGCGTGGTCGCGACTGCGCAGCGGGACCACCATCGACGTGACGACGCAGCGCGTGCTGGTCGGCGCTCGGACGATCGAGGTCGAGGACGCGTCGGGCTTCTCGGTGGGCGATCCCGTGGTGCTCCGCCGTCCTTCGACGTCGGCGTGGATCGGCGCGCTCGGGGGCGGCGGTGGATCGAGCGCGTGGACGCCGGGCGAGATCGATCTCGTGCACCAGCGCTACGTGCGAGCGATCGACGGGCGCAACGTGACGCTCGACGTGCCGGTGTTCGACACGCTCGATCGCGCCCACGGCGTCTCGACGCTCTCGGTGGTGGAGGGGCCCGACGTCGCGCGCGAGGTCGGCGTGGAGTCGCTGCGCATCGACATCCAGACCGCGGGCGGCGAGGACGAGAACCACGCGTGGAGCGCGATCGGCATCGTCGGCGCCGAGGACGCGTGGGTGCGCGACGTGACCGCGCTGCACTTCGGGTTCGCGGGCGTGCGCGTCACCGCGGCGACCCGGGTGACGGTGCGCGACGTGCGCGCGATCGAGCCGGTCGCGATCGTGACCGGATCGCGCATGTACAACTTCGCGGTGGAGCGCGGCGCGCAGCAGGTGCTCTTCGAAGACGTCGAGGCGCAGGGCGGTCGCCACAACTTCGTGTCGAACGGGATCGCCGAGGTCTCGGGCGTGGTGTTCCTGCGCGGTCGCTCGAGCGGCGCGCGCGCATCGAGCGAGGGCCATCGCCGCTGGTCGCAGGGGCTGCTCTTCGACTCGATCGTGGAGACCTCGCCCGCGACCCAGATCATCGTCGGGCTCTACAACCGCGGC is a window encoding:
- a CDS encoding glycoside hydrolase family 55 protein, with amino-acid sequence MALRIRPVLGWLAIVVTLLACGDDDGTTSEPDASAPRDASTQVDASRPLEPDASIALDGAVPGDDDGGGIVPGPTLPPFCDALPPADRSGTWESSRVSYDDEGMLQYASDAQGNRVPDFGYAGYHYGGVALPELPEVERVGPGDGDDTARIQAAIDEVADRPLAERGAVVLEAGTYEIAGTLRIEESGIVLRGAGDGSDAGSNTILRATGDNPHQRTVIVVGSNASSAWSRLRSGTTIDVTTQRVLVGARTIEVEDASGFSVGDPVVLRRPSTSAWIGALGGGGGSSAWTPGEIDLVHQRYVRAIDGRNVTLDVPVFDTLDRAHGVSTLSVVEGPDVAREVGVESLRIDIQTAGGEDENHAWSAIGIVGAEDAWVRDVTALHFGFAGVRVTAATRVTVRDVRAIEPVAIVTGSRMYNFAVERGAQQVLFEDVEAQGGRHNFVSNGIAEVSGVVFLRGRSSGARASSEGHRRWSQGLLFDSIVETSPATQIIVGLYNRGDYGTLHGWSSVNSVLWRYDVGGRRAVVQRPPLGQNYAIGTIGTVTGDGPFDGPAGFFETGEGTLLPGSLYEAQLCDRLRREAR